The genomic window CCCGCGCGTTACCTATTGACGTGCCGCTGGCGACGGCCCCGCCGCACCTTCGCGGGCGGGGCCCGGTGGCCGAGGCGTGGCGGCGGCTGCGCCGGAATCGCCTGGCCATGGTGGGTGCGGTCGTCCTGCTGGCCATGGCCGCCCTGGCCGTGCTCGCCCCCTGGATCGCGCCCTACTCGTATGCCAAGACCGACCTCGCCTACGGCCCCCGCCCGCCCTCGTGGGCGCATCCCTTCGGCACCGACGAGCTGGGCCGGGACCTCCTCACCCGCGTCATGTGGGGGGCCCGGGTGTCGCTGGGGGTGGGGATCCTGGCCACGCTGGTGAGCCTGACCATCGGCGTGAGTTACGGGGCGGTGGCCGGTTATCTCGGCGGGCGGGCCGATCGGCTCATGATGCGGGCGGTCGACATCCTCTACGGGTTGCCCTTCATGTTCTTCGTGATCATCCTGATGGTCCTGCTCGGCCGGAACATCTTC from Candidatus Methylomirabilota bacterium includes these protein-coding regions:
- a CDS encoding ABC transporter permease; this encodes MAEAWRRLRRNRLAMVGAVVLLAMAALAVLAPWIAPYSYAKTDLAYGPRPPSWAHPFGTDELGRDLLTRVMWGARVSLGVGILATLVSLTIGVSYGAVAGYLGGRADRLMMRAVDILYGLPFMFFVIILMVLLGRNIFNLFIALGAVQWLTMSRIVRGQVLTLKVREFVDAARALGGSPPRLLGLHVVPNAAGPVIVYATLTVPAVMLEEAFLSFLGLGVQPPMASWGSLASEGAAAMEAYPWLILFPGLALTGTLLSLNFLGDGLRDALDPQVGR